Within Citrus sinensis cultivar Valencia sweet orange chromosome 1, DVS_A1.0, whole genome shotgun sequence, the genomic segment gcaaacggctaaccgtttatttaaaaaggctaaccgataatttccagaaagcATGTTCTTTAAAGTATTGTCAATATGATGATTCTGGaaactaacggtgaaccgtttattgaaaacggttaaccgattatttccagtttgctaaccttgaaccgtttagtaagaacggttaaaccaaatttgttttgcaggtctctggaaattaacggcgaaagggcaATCCTAAACAGCAAaccatttatttgaaatctggcccaacggtaactttgaccgaCCGAAACGATTAACCGTTTagggttaacggcgaaccgttttctgtccgacagtctataacggctagtttttcaactccaactataaataagctcaatccaattcaaacaagaagaattccaacgatcatcattgagcaaaatattgagaatacaactttcattgagctttaaatctttgtattcatcttattcattcacacattgagctttcacttgtgatcaaacacattgtgtgagagagattcatttgtaatcttttttgtaaaatcaagttaaaagattgtaagtgttgggatacacttgggttaagagattggggataatctcttgttgtaaaggtccattgacaccttggaagtcaattgtaagcgtttgaagccttggaggcttgcttagtggaatcctcaagcccggtgtgcttggaggcgtggacgtaggcgggaattgccgaaccacgtaaaaatccttgagtttgctttctcttcccctactcatttattattgtgcttttattgaatttattgttttcaaatttattaaggcattagattaaattgttgtgtggtttgcctaagataatttttaaaatcccaattcacccccctcttgggttgcctagttagtatttcactACTCTCCCCATTATCTTCTTTATTGTTAACAATCCTAAGTGCTCTctccattaatattttttataattaaaaaatgtgagTGCTCTACCTACTAATGCCTATATATTACTCTTCCTTTACTAATGACAATACACAATTCATTTTCTCCCTGAAAGTATTTTGCTCTTGTTTCTTCAATCTTTGTCTCTCTATGATTTAAACATCGTTTGCTcagatattatttttaaataattgtttacatacgattcttttaaattatagcaTCCATTCCCTCCGATTCATAACAAACATCAACTTCTAGCCTGTTATTTGTGcccaattatttttaatatgccatttaagttttaaaatattattgtatctTAAAAGTAGCCATAACAATTCAAGATATGATGATATATATTTGATGAGGAatataatatcatataaagatgaataaaattatatatggtATCAAAAGTTTGCAATTATTCATTAACTAGTTATTTGGCCCCACAgggagataattattttaatgttttaatttataataagatAGTAGATTGGGCATCAatttatgagaatttttcctAGACCCATAGACATGGAATTTTCTAATGTTATGTTCATATTTGCtagttttatcattaaaaGCTCATATATATCTAATATGTAAGTAAAGatgtaataaattgaatgCATTTTTCAACCTCTATCTGTAGGAAGGTTTgaatttactattaattaatattgtgaTCAAAGTATAAATCTTAAGGTTAGTGGGAgctatgaaattttaatttcatatatagATGATAATATTTTGCAATAAAGTTAAGGTTATATACATAAAGTCATTACATGTTCTGAAAGAATATGCAAGTAGTTTGATTAACACATTTTATCAATGGTTTGAAAACTAATGTCGATATAAAGACCATCGATTATTGTAgaagccaaaaataaatttatcgaTATAAACCTAAGTTATGAGATGTCACATTTATGAGCATGGGCTTACTGTTGGTCATATATAAAGATAAAGCTCATGTTAAAAGATCCCATGGTTATGTTTTGCTAGCTAAAGTGTATAATGGTCACGTAGATTGAATGGTTTTATTtgctaaatttgaatttgttttcaGCTTTATTATTGGCTATGTTGGTAAAGAGTATAGGTGTGTCATTTGTgcacataaaatttttttgaaaagtctATTGGGACTGTCTAAGTTAAACCCTAAATAacttatgaatttttattcataaagtGATTATATTCAAGAAAGTTTTATACTTGTAATATATGGAAGGAAATGTTTCTTTTTAGGGGCATCACCCTCACAATTCGTGCattgtttataaaattttaattgtacaTGGGtaactaataatttgataCTCATATcaagttataaatttattcttcaTTTATCATGTAGACCAAATTCGAGAATgtgagaatttttattatatgatcAACATGATAACTCacttgtttaaataaataaatatataaactcATATTAATGACCTAGTTACTTGGTTTAAGAGATAGTGGTAGAGTTTATTAACTACTTTCATAATGAAAGTGACAAAGGTTATTAAATACATAACGAAAGTGATAAAGCGTATTAATGTTTATTAACGGCTTTCATAATGTAAGTGAtcaagtttattaattttacttttttgatGAAAGAAAGTGTAAAgtcttttaaattatgaaatactACTATAAAAAATAGGTCCCTAACCTAGCCAAAAAATGAATGCTTGAGAAGAACTTATCTTCCATCACAAGAGAAAGGCTATAAAGTGAAATAGGCTAGAAGacatattttgttaatttgagTATATAAAAAACAGTTGAAGTTTGAATAACTATCATTAGAGGTAGatctctatttttaatttaaattattcaacattattcacatttcaataaaaaattcaaatcttaATTCAGAGCTCGATTCCCATTTGATTGGCAAAACTAAAACCACAAGTACTTTCAGGTAGAAAATTGATTCAAAAGccttacaaatcaaaactttttaaatggCTTCACAGGATAATTTGAATATTCACGGGAGGCCTCTCActctctaaataaaaaaattaaaaaaacaaaactcgCAGACGGTGGATGGCTGTCTCATACCACctgtaatttaattgtattGCTTGAAAAGCAATTGAAGAGCGTTTTCACGTGTACTGATTTTGATAAAAGGGGACCCATTAAATTGtgcaattaatttaattatggaattaaattaaaattcattaaatccTATTCATGCACTTGGGATCTACAATACTTAATTATTCCTAGCAGCTTGGGAATTGCTCTCTTTAAACCAGCCATGTGGATTGGTGTCCCATCAAGCTGGCCAAATCAATCCAAAGTCCTAAAGaggtgaaatattttttatttttcctttttataataaaattgcaaCATTAGAGTATTAagcttttataaattattacaaatagaaaatttaatattagacCTCTCAAACATCTGTAATATGTTagtacaataatttattaccatTTGGTAAGCAAGATTTGTTCAAATTCTATTTGTTTGATgagaacaaatataaaaaaacaagaggaaaatgaaatggTGGGTCTTTTGGCATCCAATTTGGCACCCATTATGACACTTATAATTGTATAACACAGCCGAAATGTAATcattatagttattttataataattatttaatatttaacatgaggaataattttgtaataaggacatcttcattttaataaagtaagaaTGTTATTGTtcgataaaaaatatatttcaatatataaatagaaaaaaaatataatttctaatatattaaaatatgtaatttttatattttattgttattctctatttgttaaagtaaaaatattctCACTATAAAAGGATTCTTAATCACATGGCGAATTATGCTTATTGTAAATAAGTTTATGGACTCTTAATCATATCTTTTGGAAAGATTTTGTTTGTCATCAAAGTTTAGGCTGAATTTAGAAACAAGAAGAATAacgaaaaagaacaaaaaataattaatactaaACAAATTATCATCAACCATATGTTAGGTAGCATTGAACATCTATATATTTCTTTCTATTCTCGTAATAATTATGGTAATCAAACAATTTGATACCCTTTGCAAATAAATCCATCAAGACGGCTACATGCAATTCTAAACTCTAgctaatttttcaatttagtaattaatttcttccatGCTTCTAATTACAACTTAATGCACCGTCGAAtgatttaaatactttttgGGTTTGAACCCTTAAAAAAGTAGGgagttaaaaatattatattttaataaaagaaattatacaattttatttataaattatagaaGTGATGAATAATCAAGTCAAAAATCTTATAAGCTAATAAAAATTGCCACTAGAAAAGTGAAGATGATAGACCAACGCATGATTAACGAGTGGAGTCAAATGAACGGCAAGCAAACGCCCGCAACAATCTGTGATTTAGCTTCGAAGGTCCCCTAAACTAATGACATGTCGACGGCTACAAGGCCGTGGCCCCCGCTTGAGAAAATGGGACCCACCAAGAGAAAGAGCATCCAATGACAGGTGTACACATCACATCACCATGACTCCATGACACctaaactaaaaatttcacTTTTAGTCAAACTAAATGATAGGCCTAATATGCCATTCatcatttctaattttttctttgtaaaaaacaataaataaatggatcCCTCTAAGTTACACGTACGTACCTTACATCCTTCTCAAATGAATAGTGAGTGGACCCACATCATTCACTATTTATGTGAGAGGAgtgtaaggtacatgcatgtaacttaggaTTAgcctaaataaataaataaacaaaaagcaaaagcaattcCGTAAATTCCGAAATCATATTCACACCGGACACAATTGTTTATGTAAGAAGCAGTAAATCTCAAACGGATGAAagttatttaatatgtttaGGGTAAATTTTAGTTTCTACCACAtactctaaatttttttatttaaaaaattatttcagatAATACAGCGTTCATgaattaattgtgaaataatataattaatttatataatttatacatcaattaaaataaattttgaaatatctatcattattcatttcttatcattacaaaaaatttggAGTGACTAATTGAGTGTTAAAATGGCgttggattgaaaattaacTGCGGTAAAAGGTAAAAACTTAGAACGTAAGTTAGTTAGGGAAGGTGATTTAAAACCGTCGGCGGAGGCTAATTTAGCTGTTAGCTCCCAAGAGAGAGAAATtcgtttttttatttcattttattttattttatttaagaattgAAGAGGGAAAGAATCAAAGAATCGCTTTGTATATAAGCCAATAAAATCACGggcaaataaattttgaaaaaataaaataaaaaagacagAGCGAGAgggaaagataaaaagagttttagagagcgagagagagaggCCAAATTTGTTGAAggcctttctttctttaatcttcttcttcttcttcttcatcacaGAGTTCAGACACAGAGGAGAGAAACTCGGCCATGGCCGTGGCTATGCATGATTCTAATGAATCCGTTTCCGTTAACATGGAGAAGATCTACCTCGGTGGCAAAGTTCgtaaattttcttcatttctcgattctttgtttatctttttaagtttattttattcatttgtttgtttttacttgTGAAACGATTTCTGCGGTGTGATGGAGAATATACGGCGTCGGTTTTTGTGATTCTCCGATCcttacatttttcttttttaacggTCACAGTACTATTCAGTGTTAGTAGGTTtaatgtgtatttttttatgctACATTACattcttttttggattttatttgttaatttaattaattttgcttCGTTTACTTTCTTGTTCCCGCATTTGGATTTATACATTTCTTCTTGTGAAGCTggaatcaatttcttttggtttattcaatgttttatctttcttccttttttttttttttctggcaGTCCATTGCAGAAGCATTGTTTAtgcctttttttaaaaaaatatattttgatgtCTAgctgttattattaatattttttttttgttacatttgaGTTTTAAAGTCAATGTCTTCTTTTGATGCAAGAGATTCTTTTTAAGATGTCTTAGCTTTTGTAAGAACACAATGATTAAAATCAGGAATCACTAGGTATTATTTCTTGATTCGTTTATTAACTTTTTGATAAGTTCTGTTAATTTGGTGTATCAAGTAATTTTATGTTTCCCTAAAAACTATAGCACATGGGGAAGAAGCCCTTTTTAGGGAATAATACTATCTGGTTAAAGTAGgagctttcttttctttaaagggTCTAAGCTATAGAAGACAAATGATTGCTCTTATTTTACTGAAGCCAATTCTTGCTGAACAAGTATCCGACTCATCTGAAAATTTAATGGGAGTTGAGTGTTTGCAAGTGTTAATAGCTTTTAGTATTAGCTGGAAAATTTCTGCTTTGTTCTTTTCTCACgcaattatttgtttgttagtAATGTGTTTATTAAAACTTTTCAGGAACATCATGTACCCACCGGCCGCGGTTCTGTGTCTGTTATTATCTATGGAGACCAAGACAAGCCTGCATTGATAACTTATCCTGATTTAGCTCTAAATCGTAAGTAGAATGGATTCAGATTTGTTAGTTGCAGatgattgtaataaatttattgatattgtaTTTGTGAAGTCTAATCCTCATCAATCCATTCATCCTTGTTAGtctgttgttattttttggagtggggaatTTTGGTCTTTTAGTAATCAGAAAGTTAGCTTCCCCTGCATTTGTTTCTCAATTAGTGATATGAAGATCTTCAAACTGATACTTGCTTTGCTTCTCCGTGTTCTGTTAATTTGTTGATCAGATATGTCATGCTTCCAAGGATTGTTTTTCTGGCCTGAGGCAGCCTCCATGCTGCTTCACAACTTCTGCATATACCATATATGTCCTCCTGGGCATGAGGTCTGTAACTTAGTTCACTTGAGCTCAACTTTTATATTcttaatgattattttattttacattcaaTGGCTGGCCACCATTATTCACAGAGTTTCCTTTCTCGCATTTTCATAAGAGTTCTTGCAGTTGGGAGCTGCTCCAATTTGTCCAGATGATCCTGCTCCTTCTGTCAATGACTTGGCTGATCAGATCCTTGAGGTTCTCAACTACTTTGGGTATGATGCTTCGATGCTATTCACAAGgagttaaaaatatatatggagTTGTTTTTTGGGTGGCAGTAACTgctttttcttgaaatttgtACTTGTGGTTTTTTGGCATATTTTCTGATGACATGaagtttttttcttgttcAGACTTGGTGCAGTGATGTGTATGGGTGTAACTGCGGGTGCTTATATTCTCACCTTATTTGCTGTATGTTTTCTGATCTGATGCTACGATTAATGTTTTCTATATGATTTTCATGTCTATAAATTGACGAGGGCATTGCATTGCAGATGAAATATAGAGAACGTGTTCTTGGTTTGATACTTGTATCTCCTTTATGCAAAGCACCCTCTTGGTCAGAATGGTTTTACAATAAGGTTCTTTTTTTCTGATCCTGTTGGTTATTCTTATATCCAAATGTTTGTACTTTCTTTTCGGCCATATCACTGGAGATCACTTGTAATCTGCAGGTGATGTCAAATTTGCTATATTTCTATGGCATGTCTGGATTGCTTAAGGAGTTTTTGCTTCAGCGGTATTTTAGCAAGGTATTCTAGCTTTTCTGCCCTGGAAGGCTGGAAAGTCATTTTCTTGTTGTTGGTTTCACATATTCTTTTACTTATAGGATAGGTTGATTGATGGgattattatgaattatgatagGAAGTTCGAGGTACTGCTGAAGTCCCAGAGTCGGATATCGTTCAAGCATGTAGAAGGGTCAGTGCCcaaacttttcttttcctatttcagttatttttctcttgttcCCTGAATATCTCATCTTCTGAATtctgatttttgttttcttccatAATTAAATGATGGTTTTTCCAATATTTACATTTGTTTGACTCCTTTTTACCACTGTTTCTTCTCCAGTTGTTGGATGAGAGGCAGAGCATAAATGTTTTGCGGTTTCTGCAAACTATTAATAGGTAAACATTCTGTGGCTGGATTGCATCCTCACTGACATTCTGGTTTTTacatcttatttattatttgagaGGTTTTGAGATTCTTGAAGGAGACTTAAAACTTTGTTAAACCAATCTGCAGAAGACCTGACATTACCGATGGGTTGAAGAGACTGAGATGTCGCACTCTCGTTTTTGTTGGAGAAAATTCCCCTTTCCATTCTGAAGCTCTCCATATGATCTCAAAGCTAGATAAAAGATATAGTGCCTTGGTTGAGGTATGTAGCCATTACCATCAAATGTAATGATGTTTGTATAGCATTTATGAAAGGAAGAATGAGATTTTATATATCTGTCATgaaataagataaaatcaaGGATCCACTGCATGCTTGAAGTTGAATCATTGGGACTTTAACATTTGAATTTGTGAACTGATTAAAGTTATGATTTGTGAATGATGTAAGTCATATCGAGTGATCCCATGTTAGGCATGCACAGCAATTGCTATGACATTTACTTGAAACAAATATGGGAAATGCAATGCTCAAATGTGGAGTATGGTTGATTATTTGCAGGTCCAGGCTTGTGGATCAGTGGTGACAGAAGAGCAACCGCATGCAATGCTGATACCAATGGAATACTTCTTTATGGGATACGGGTTGTACAAACCGTGCCCCTTCAGTGACAGCCCGAGGAGCCCACTCAGCCCATCTTGCATCTCCCCGG encodes:
- the LOC102621005 gene encoding protein NDL1; this translates as MAVAMHDSNESVSVNMEKIYLGGKEHHVPTGRGSVSVIIYGDQDKPALITYPDLALNHMSCFQGLFFWPEAASMLLHNFCIYHICPPGHELGAAPICPDDPAPSVNDLADQILEVLNYFGLGAVMCMGVTAGAYILTLFAMKYRERVLGLILVSPLCKAPSWSEWFYNKVMSNLLYFYGMSGLLKEFLLQRYFSKEVRGTAEVPESDIVQACRRLLDERQSINVLRFLQTINRRPDITDGLKRLRCRTLVFVGENSPFHSEALHMISKLDKRYSALVEVQACGSVVTEEQPHAMLIPMEYFFMGYGLYKPCPFSDSPRSPLSPSCISPELLSPESMGLKLKPIKTRMSL